From Panicum hallii strain FIL2 chromosome 2, PHallii_v3.1, whole genome shotgun sequence, a single genomic window includes:
- the LOC112882735 gene encoding pyruvate decarboxylase 3 has product MDTTIGFGSVDGHRPASSGAVACPASYMTTSSAPAPAPGDASATLGRHLARRLVQVGVSDVFAVPGDFNLTLLDHLIAEPGLRLVGCCNELNAGYAADGYARARGVGACVVTFTVGGLSVLNAIAGAYSENLPAICIVGGPNSNDYGTNRILHHTIGLPDFSQELRCFQPVTCHQAVVNNLDDAHEQVDRAISTALKESKPVYISVSCNLPGLPHPTFTRDPVPYFLAPRLSNKLGLEAALQATVAFLDKAVKPVMVAGPKLRVAKAGDAFVQLSEASGYAVAAMPSAKGMVPETLPRFLGTYWGAVSTAFCAEIVESADAYLFAGPIFNDYSSVGYSSLLKKDKAVVVQPDRVTVGNGPTFGCIMMADFLSELATRVRRNTTAYENYRRIFVPEGQPAECEAGEPLRVNVLFKHIQRMLSGDSAVMAETGDSWFNCQKLRLPDGCGYEFQMQYGSIGWSVGALLGYAQGATGKRVIACIGDGSFQVTAQDVSTMLRCEQKSIIFLINNGGYTIEVEIHDGPYNVIKNWNYTGLVDAMHNGEGNCWTAKVTCEEELTAAIDTATGEKKDCLCFIEVIAHKDDTSKELLEWGSRVCAANSRPPNPQ; this is encoded by the exons ATGGACACCACCATCGGATTCGGCTCCGTCGACGGCCACCGCCCTGCTTCCAGCGGCGCCGTTGCCTGCCCTGCTTCCTACATGACGACGTCGtccgccccggccccggccccggGGGACGCCAGCGCcacgctcggccgccacctggCGCGCCGCCTCGTCCAGGTCGGCGTCAGCGACGTCTTCGCCGTGCCTGGTGACTTCAACCTGACGCTGCTGGACCACCTCATCGCCGAGCCCGGCCTGCGCCTCGTCGGCTGCTGCAACGAGCTCAACGCGGGGTACGCCGCCGACGGGTACGCGCGCGCCCGGGGCGTCGGCGCCTGCGTCGTCACCTTCACCGTGGGCGGCCTCAGCGTGCTCAACGCCATCGCCGGCGCCTACAGCGAGAACCTCCCCGCGATCTGCATCGTGGGTGGCCCCAACTCCAACGACTACGGCACCAACCGCATCCTCCACCACACCATCGGCCTCCCCGACTTCTCGCAGGAGCTGCGCTGCTTCCAGCCCGTCACCTGCCACCAGGCCGTCGTCAACAACCTCGACGACGCGCACGAGCAGGTCGACAGGGCCATCTCCACGGCGCTCAAGGAGAGCAAGCCCGTCTACATCAGCGTCAGCTGCAACCTGCCGGGGCTGCCGCACCCGACATTCACACGAGACCCAGTACCATACTTCCTGGCGCCAAG GCTGAGCAACAAGCTTGGCCTTGAGGCCGCCCTGCAGGCCACCGTGGCGTTCCTTGACAAGGCCGTCAAGCCGGTCATGGTGGCCGGCCCCAAGCTCCGCGTCGCCAAGGCCGGGGACGCCTTCGTGCAGCTGTCGGAGGCCAGCGGCTACGCGGTGGCGGCCATGCCGTCGGCCAAGGGCATGGTGCCCGAGACGCTGCCGCGCTTCCTGGGCACCTACTGGGGCGCCGTCAGCACGGCCTTCTGCGCCGAGATCGTGGAGTCGGCGGACGCCTACCTCTTCGCCGGCCCCATCTTCAACGACTACAGCTCGGTGGGCTACTCCTCCCTGCTGAAGAAGGACAAGGCGGTGGTGGTGCAGCCGGACCGCGTCACCGTCGGCAACGGCCCCACCTTCGGCTGCATCATGATGGCGGATTTCCTGTCGGAGCTGGCCACCCGCGTGCGCCGCAACACCACCGCCTACGAGAACTACCGGAGGATCTTCGTGCCGGAGGGGCAGCCGGCCGAGTGCGAGGCCGGGGAGCCCCTGCGCGTGAACGTCCTCTTCAAGCACATCCAGAGGATGCTCAGCGGCGACAGCGCCGTCATGGCGGAGACGGGAGACTCGTGGTTCAACTGCCAGAAGCTCAGGCTGCCGGACGGCTGCGG GTACGAGTTCCAGATGCAGTACGGGTCCATCGGCTGGTCGGTGGGGGCGCTGCTGGGCTACGCGCAGGGCGCCACCGGCAAGCGCGTCATCGCCTGCATCGGGGACGGCAGCTTCCAG GTGACTGCTCAGGATGTGTCGACGATGCTCCGCTGCGAGCAGAAGAGCATCATCTTCCTCATCAACAATGGCGGCTACACGATAGAGGTGGAGATCCACGACGGGCCCTACAACGTGATCAAGAACTGGAACTACACAGGGCTGGTGGACGCCATGCACAACGGCGAGGGCAACTGCTGGACGGCCAAGGTGACATGCGAGGAGGAGCTGACGGCGGCCATCGACACGGCCACGGGGGAGAAGAAGGACTGCCTCTGCTTCATCGAGGTGATCGCGCACAAGGACGACACCAGCAAGGAGCTCCTCGAGTGGGGATCAAGGGTCTGCGCAGCAAACTCCAGGCCACCAAACCCGCAGTAG
- the LOC112881745 gene encoding importin-11 isoform X1, translating to MALSAGDVPTMYAVLVNSLSADEAARRPAEAALAQCETRPGFCSCLLEIISARGLACREDVRLLATVYFKNSINRYWRHRRDSYGISNEEKDHLRKNLLLNIREENSQIALQLAVLISKIARLDYPKEWPDLLSVLAQQLQSTDVLASHRVFMVLFRTLKELSTKRLAVDQKNYAEITGHLFEYTWNLWKSDVQTILQNLSVLSQRNDLDSILEQSNNLILICDRWLLCLKIIRQLIFSGYASDSRTAQEVWQVREVCPTVLTAIKSLLPYYDSFKDKQAKLWDFAKRACIKLMKVLVTLHGRHPYSFVHQTVLPATVDFCLNMITNPEQAGTSFEEFLIQSMVLVKSVLECKEYRPSPTGRVINENAQPLSLEQRKKNFAAVASEMLKVVLPGDRVVLLCNILVRRYFIYTAKDLEEWSENPESFHHEQNLVQWTEKKRPCAEALFIVIFEKYRELLAPVVVSVLREAMAVSPPQETDVTAGMLLKDAAYTAAGHVYYELSNYLNFNEWFHGSLSIEVSNHHPNMRIIRRKIALLLGQWISEIKGDTRKLVYHALVGLLQDNDIAVRLAACSSLCYLFQESSFSELDLFECLPTCWTMSFKLIEDVQEFDSKVQVLNFISVLLEHAGDKIIPFASQLSQFFQMIWDESAGESLLQIQLLTALRTFVSSLGFQSPLSYHVLIPILQNGVNIDSPDALNLLEDSVLLWEATLSNAPSIVPQLLDLFPYLLGIVNRSFDHLEVTIKILEDYTIFGGSEFLKSHGASLANIIDTIVGNVNDKGLLTSLPIVDLLIQIFPLEAPPLISSALQKLIFISLSQDDGQNPSRTAVRASSGAILARLLVMNTNFSAQLLSEPPLLASIQQAGIAVNNNLLIPLIDMWIDKVDDANATQQKEYAMALSVVLTLQVPQVIDKLDGILSVCTTVIIGSREVKTDDDTSGDITSSSWIGNDGSGYSNTSSKELRKRQVKDSDPIKLASLENMLRENLKACAALHGDAAFNAVISRIHPSAFAQLQQALNTA from the exons ATGGCTCTCTCCGCCGGCGATGTGCCGACCATGTACGCCGTCCTCGTCAACTCGCTCAGCGCCGACGAGGCTGCGCGCCGCCCGGCGGAGGCAGCTCTCGCGCAGTGTGAGACCCGCCCGGGCTTCTGCTCCTGCCTCCTG GAGATCATTTCGGCGAGGGGATTGGCTTGTCGCGAGGATGTGCGCCTCCTCGCCACGGTCTATTTTAAGAACAGTATCAACCGCTACTGGCGGCATCGCCGCGATTCCTA TGGAATTAGCAATGAGGAGAAGGACCACCTTCGGAAAAATCTTTTGCTAAATATTCGTGAGGAGAATAGCCAG ATTGCACTGCAGCTAGCTGTACTAATATCCAAGATTGCGCGCTTGGATTACCCAAAAGAGTG GCCAGACCTTCTCTCTGTATTGGCACAACAACTGCAATCTACTGATGTTCTTGCTTCACATCGCGTGTTTATGGTCCTCTTTCGAACTTTAAAGGAGCTTTCAACTAAACGGCTTGCCGTGGATCAGAAGAATTATGCAGAG ATCACTGGCCACTTGTTTGAGTACACCTGGAACCTTTGGAAGAGCGATGTGCAGACTATATTACAGAATCTTTCTGTGCTCTCGCAGCGAAATGACCTGGATTCCATTTTGGAGCAATCAAACAATCTTATTTTGATTTGCGACCGGTGGTTGCTCTGCTTAAAGATCATCCGACAACTAATTTTTTCAGGTTATGCTAGTGACTCAAGAACTGCACAG GAGGTCTGGCAGGTCAGGGAAGTTTGTCCAACGGTTTTGACAGCCATTAAATCCCTTCTTCCATATT ACGACTCCTTTAAAGACAAGCAAGCTAAACTATGGGACTTTGCAAAAAGAGCATGCATTAAGTTGATGAAAGTCCTTGTTACCTTACATGGCAGACATCCATATTCTTTTGTTCACCAAACTGTGCTTCCAGCTACAGTTGACTTCTGCTTAAACATGATTACAAATCCTGAACAGGCTGGCACATCTTTTGAGGAGTTTCTTATACAAAGCATGGTTTTGGTTAAATCAGTATTGGAGTGCAAAGAATACAGACCAAGTCCCACAGGGCGGGTGATCAATGAAAATGCACAGCCTTTAAGTCTGGAGCAAAGAAAGAAAAACTTTGCTGCAGTGGCTAGTGAGATGCTGAAGGTCGTTTTGCCTGGTGATCGAGTCGTGTTGCTTTGCAACATTTTAGTAAGGAG ATACTTCATTTACACAGCAAAAGATTTGGAAGAATGGTCAGAGAATCCTGAGTCCTTCCACCATGAGCAGAATTTAGTTCAGTGGACCGAGAAAAAACGGCCATGTGCTGAAGCCCTCTTCATTGTTATCTTCGAGAAGTATCGAGAG CTTCTAGCTCCAGTTGTTGTTTCTGTTCTTCGTGAAGCTATGGCTGTTTCTCCACCGCAAGAAACTGATGTTACTGCTGGAATGCTTTTAAAGGATGCCGCATATACAGCTGCTGGGCATGTTTATTATGAACTTTCGAACTACCTCAATTTTAATGAATG GTTTCATGGATCTCTATCTATTGAAGTTTCAAATCATCACCCCAATATGCGTATCATCCGTAGAAAAATTGCATTGCTACTTGGGCAATGGATTTCTGAG ATCAAAGGTGACACTCGGAAATTGGTCTACCACGCTTTGGTTGGATTGCTGCAGGATAATGACATAGCTGTTAGG CTAGCAGCATGCTCTTCTCTGTGTTATCTTTTCCAAGAATCTAGTTTTTCGgaactagatttgtttgaatgtcTTCCTACATGTTGGACAATGAGTTTCAAGTTGATAGAAGATGTTCAAGAATTTGATTCAAAG GTGCAAGTGTTGAACTTCATTTCAGTCCTTCTTGAACATGCTGGAGACAAGATTATTCCATTTGCAAGTCAGTTATCACAATTTTTTCAGATG ATATGGGATGAATCTGCCGGTGAAAGCTTGCTACAGATTCAATTGCTAACAGCACTGAGAACTTTTGTTTCTTCACTTGGATTCCAGTCACCTCTTTCTTACCACGTGCTTATTCCTATACTCCAAAATGGTGTTAATATTGACAGTCCTGATGCTCTTAATCTTCTTGAGGACAGTGTTCTG TTATGGGAAGCAACCCTTTCAAACGCTCCTTCCATTGTACCTCAACTTCTGGATCTATTCCCTTACCTTTTGGGCATTGTGAATAGAAGCTTTGACCATCTGGAG GTTACAATCAAAATACTTGAGGATTACACAATTTTTGGTGGATCAGAATTTTTGAAAAGCCATGGTGCAAGTTTAGCGAACATCATTGATACTATTGTTGGAAATGTCAATGACAAAGGACTTCTCACTTCACTTCCTATTGTTGATCTTCTTATTCAG ATCTTTCCTCTGGAAGCTCCACCATTGATATCCAGTGCTCTTCAG AAACTTATCTTCATATCTTTGAGTCAAGATGATGGGCAGAACCCTTCAAGGACAGCTGTCCGTGCATCCTCTGGAGCTATTCTTGCCAGGCTTCTGGTGATGAACACAAACTTTTCAGCACAACTATTATCAGAACCTCCCCTTTTGGCGAGCATCCAACAAGCGGGGATTGCTGTGAACAATAATCTTCTTATTCCTTTAATTGATATGTGGATCGACAAG GTAGATGATGCAAATGCTACACAGCAGAAGGAGTACGCAATGGCTCTTTCAGTAGTTTTGACCTTACAGGTACCTCAGGTCATCGACAAACTTGATGGCATATTAAG TGTCTGCACTACTGTCATTATAGGAAGCCGTGAAGTAAAGACTGACGATGACACTAG TGGCGATATTACAAGCTCTTCCTGGATAGGCAATGATGGTTCAGGTTATTCCAATACTTCAAGCAAAGAGTTGAGGAAGCGCCAA GTAAAGGATTCAGATCCTATCAAACTAGCATCGCTAGAGAATATGCTAAGAGAGAACTTGAAAGCATGTGCGGCTCTCCACGGGGATGCAGCATTCAATGCGGTCATAAGCAGGATCCATCCATCAGCATTCGCTCAGCTCCAGCAGGCCCTGAATACTGCTTAG
- the LOC112881745 gene encoding importin-11 isoform X2, translating into MALSAGDVPTMYAVLVNSLSADEAARRPAEAALAQCETRPGFCSCLLEIISARGLACREDVRLLATVYFKNSINRYWRHRRDSYGISNEEKDHLRKNLLLNIREENSQIALQLAVLISKIARLDYPKEWPDLLSVLAQQLQSTDVLASHRVFMVLFRTLKELSTKRLAVDQKNYAEITGHLFEYTWNLWKSDVQTILQNLSVLSQRNDLDSILEQSNNLILICDRWLLCLKIIRQLIFSGYASDSRTAQEVWQVREVCPTVLTAIKSLLPYYDSFKDKQAKLWDFAKRACIKLMKVLVTLHGRHPYSFVHQTVLPATVDFCLNMITNPEQAGTSFEEFLIQSMVLVKSVLECKEYRPSPTGRVINENAQPLSLEQRKKNFAAVASEMLKVVLPGDRVVLLCNILVRRYFIYTAKDLEEWSENPESFHHEQNLVQWTEKKRPCAEALFIVIFEKYRELLAPVVVSVLREAMAVSPPQETDVTAGMLLKDAAYTAAGHVYYELSNYLNFNEWFHGSLSIEVSNHHPNMRIIRRKIALLLGQWISEIKGDTRKLVYHALVGLLQDNDIAVRLAACSSLCYLFQESSFSELDLFECLPTCWTMSFKLIEDVQEFDSKVQVLNFISVLLEHAGDKIIPFASQLSQFFQMIWDESAGESLLQIQLLTALRTFVSSLGFQSPLSYHVLIPILQNGVNIDSPDALNLLEDSVLLWEATLSNAPSIVPQLLDLFPYLLGIVNRSFDHLEVTIKILEDYTIFGGSEFLKSHGASLANIIDTIVGNVNDKGLLTSLPIVDLLIQIFPLEAPPLISSALQKLIFISLSQDDGQNPSRTAVRASSGAILARLLVMNTNFSAQLLSEPPLLASIQQAGIAVNNNLLIPLIDMWIDKWLVMSLSFPSFDLDMCSKHAAHMVYLTYSWFRLSLPGDTLIMVML; encoded by the exons ATGGCTCTCTCCGCCGGCGATGTGCCGACCATGTACGCCGTCCTCGTCAACTCGCTCAGCGCCGACGAGGCTGCGCGCCGCCCGGCGGAGGCAGCTCTCGCGCAGTGTGAGACCCGCCCGGGCTTCTGCTCCTGCCTCCTG GAGATCATTTCGGCGAGGGGATTGGCTTGTCGCGAGGATGTGCGCCTCCTCGCCACGGTCTATTTTAAGAACAGTATCAACCGCTACTGGCGGCATCGCCGCGATTCCTA TGGAATTAGCAATGAGGAGAAGGACCACCTTCGGAAAAATCTTTTGCTAAATATTCGTGAGGAGAATAGCCAG ATTGCACTGCAGCTAGCTGTACTAATATCCAAGATTGCGCGCTTGGATTACCCAAAAGAGTG GCCAGACCTTCTCTCTGTATTGGCACAACAACTGCAATCTACTGATGTTCTTGCTTCACATCGCGTGTTTATGGTCCTCTTTCGAACTTTAAAGGAGCTTTCAACTAAACGGCTTGCCGTGGATCAGAAGAATTATGCAGAG ATCACTGGCCACTTGTTTGAGTACACCTGGAACCTTTGGAAGAGCGATGTGCAGACTATATTACAGAATCTTTCTGTGCTCTCGCAGCGAAATGACCTGGATTCCATTTTGGAGCAATCAAACAATCTTATTTTGATTTGCGACCGGTGGTTGCTCTGCTTAAAGATCATCCGACAACTAATTTTTTCAGGTTATGCTAGTGACTCAAGAACTGCACAG GAGGTCTGGCAGGTCAGGGAAGTTTGTCCAACGGTTTTGACAGCCATTAAATCCCTTCTTCCATATT ACGACTCCTTTAAAGACAAGCAAGCTAAACTATGGGACTTTGCAAAAAGAGCATGCATTAAGTTGATGAAAGTCCTTGTTACCTTACATGGCAGACATCCATATTCTTTTGTTCACCAAACTGTGCTTCCAGCTACAGTTGACTTCTGCTTAAACATGATTACAAATCCTGAACAGGCTGGCACATCTTTTGAGGAGTTTCTTATACAAAGCATGGTTTTGGTTAAATCAGTATTGGAGTGCAAAGAATACAGACCAAGTCCCACAGGGCGGGTGATCAATGAAAATGCACAGCCTTTAAGTCTGGAGCAAAGAAAGAAAAACTTTGCTGCAGTGGCTAGTGAGATGCTGAAGGTCGTTTTGCCTGGTGATCGAGTCGTGTTGCTTTGCAACATTTTAGTAAGGAG ATACTTCATTTACACAGCAAAAGATTTGGAAGAATGGTCAGAGAATCCTGAGTCCTTCCACCATGAGCAGAATTTAGTTCAGTGGACCGAGAAAAAACGGCCATGTGCTGAAGCCCTCTTCATTGTTATCTTCGAGAAGTATCGAGAG CTTCTAGCTCCAGTTGTTGTTTCTGTTCTTCGTGAAGCTATGGCTGTTTCTCCACCGCAAGAAACTGATGTTACTGCTGGAATGCTTTTAAAGGATGCCGCATATACAGCTGCTGGGCATGTTTATTATGAACTTTCGAACTACCTCAATTTTAATGAATG GTTTCATGGATCTCTATCTATTGAAGTTTCAAATCATCACCCCAATATGCGTATCATCCGTAGAAAAATTGCATTGCTACTTGGGCAATGGATTTCTGAG ATCAAAGGTGACACTCGGAAATTGGTCTACCACGCTTTGGTTGGATTGCTGCAGGATAATGACATAGCTGTTAGG CTAGCAGCATGCTCTTCTCTGTGTTATCTTTTCCAAGAATCTAGTTTTTCGgaactagatttgtttgaatgtcTTCCTACATGTTGGACAATGAGTTTCAAGTTGATAGAAGATGTTCAAGAATTTGATTCAAAG GTGCAAGTGTTGAACTTCATTTCAGTCCTTCTTGAACATGCTGGAGACAAGATTATTCCATTTGCAAGTCAGTTATCACAATTTTTTCAGATG ATATGGGATGAATCTGCCGGTGAAAGCTTGCTACAGATTCAATTGCTAACAGCACTGAGAACTTTTGTTTCTTCACTTGGATTCCAGTCACCTCTTTCTTACCACGTGCTTATTCCTATACTCCAAAATGGTGTTAATATTGACAGTCCTGATGCTCTTAATCTTCTTGAGGACAGTGTTCTG TTATGGGAAGCAACCCTTTCAAACGCTCCTTCCATTGTACCTCAACTTCTGGATCTATTCCCTTACCTTTTGGGCATTGTGAATAGAAGCTTTGACCATCTGGAG GTTACAATCAAAATACTTGAGGATTACACAATTTTTGGTGGATCAGAATTTTTGAAAAGCCATGGTGCAAGTTTAGCGAACATCATTGATACTATTGTTGGAAATGTCAATGACAAAGGACTTCTCACTTCACTTCCTATTGTTGATCTTCTTATTCAG ATCTTTCCTCTGGAAGCTCCACCATTGATATCCAGTGCTCTTCAG AAACTTATCTTCATATCTTTGAGTCAAGATGATGGGCAGAACCCTTCAAGGACAGCTGTCCGTGCATCCTCTGGAGCTATTCTTGCCAGGCTTCTGGTGATGAACACAAACTTTTCAGCACAACTATTATCAGAACCTCCCCTTTTGGCGAGCATCCAACAAGCGGGGATTGCTGTGAACAATAATCTTCTTATTCCTTTAATTGATATGTGGATCGACAAG TGGCTGGTGATGTCTCTTTCGTTTCCATCATTTGACTTGGATATGTGCTCAAAGCATGCTGCGCATATGGTGTATCTGACATATTCTTGGTTCCGCTTATCTTTACCCGGTGATACTTTGATAATGGTCATGCTGTAA
- the LOC112881745 gene encoding importin-11 isoform X3, with amino-acid sequence MVLFRTLKELSTKRLAVDQKNYAEITGHLFEYTWNLWKSDVQTILQNLSVLSQRNDLDSILEQSNNLILICDRWLLCLKIIRQLIFSGYASDSRTAQEVWQVREVCPTVLTAIKSLLPYYDSFKDKQAKLWDFAKRACIKLMKVLVTLHGRHPYSFVHQTVLPATVDFCLNMITNPEQAGTSFEEFLIQSMVLVKSVLECKEYRPSPTGRVINENAQPLSLEQRKKNFAAVASEMLKVVLPGDRVVLLCNILVRRYFIYTAKDLEEWSENPESFHHEQNLVQWTEKKRPCAEALFIVIFEKYRELLAPVVVSVLREAMAVSPPQETDVTAGMLLKDAAYTAAGHVYYELSNYLNFNEWFHGSLSIEVSNHHPNMRIIRRKIALLLGQWISEIKGDTRKLVYHALVGLLQDNDIAVRLAACSSLCYLFQESSFSELDLFECLPTCWTMSFKLIEDVQEFDSKVQVLNFISVLLEHAGDKIIPFASQLSQFFQMIWDESAGESLLQIQLLTALRTFVSSLGFQSPLSYHVLIPILQNGVNIDSPDALNLLEDSVLLWEATLSNAPSIVPQLLDLFPYLLGIVNRSFDHLEVTIKILEDYTIFGGSEFLKSHGASLANIIDTIVGNVNDKGLLTSLPIVDLLIQIFPLEAPPLISSALQKLIFISLSQDDGQNPSRTAVRASSGAILARLLVMNTNFSAQLLSEPPLLASIQQAGIAVNNNLLIPLIDMWIDKVDDANATQQKEYAMALSVVLTLQVPQVIDKLDGILSVCTTVIIGSREVKTDDDTSGDITSSSWIGNDGSGYSNTSSKELRKRQVKDSDPIKLASLENMLRENLKACAALHGDAAFNAVISRIHPSAFAQLQQALNTA; translated from the exons ATGGTCCTCTTTCGAACTTTAAAGGAGCTTTCAACTAAACGGCTTGCCGTGGATCAGAAGAATTATGCAGAG ATCACTGGCCACTTGTTTGAGTACACCTGGAACCTTTGGAAGAGCGATGTGCAGACTATATTACAGAATCTTTCTGTGCTCTCGCAGCGAAATGACCTGGATTCCATTTTGGAGCAATCAAACAATCTTATTTTGATTTGCGACCGGTGGTTGCTCTGCTTAAAGATCATCCGACAACTAATTTTTTCAGGTTATGCTAGTGACTCAAGAACTGCACAG GAGGTCTGGCAGGTCAGGGAAGTTTGTCCAACGGTTTTGACAGCCATTAAATCCCTTCTTCCATATT ACGACTCCTTTAAAGACAAGCAAGCTAAACTATGGGACTTTGCAAAAAGAGCATGCATTAAGTTGATGAAAGTCCTTGTTACCTTACATGGCAGACATCCATATTCTTTTGTTCACCAAACTGTGCTTCCAGCTACAGTTGACTTCTGCTTAAACATGATTACAAATCCTGAACAGGCTGGCACATCTTTTGAGGAGTTTCTTATACAAAGCATGGTTTTGGTTAAATCAGTATTGGAGTGCAAAGAATACAGACCAAGTCCCACAGGGCGGGTGATCAATGAAAATGCACAGCCTTTAAGTCTGGAGCAAAGAAAGAAAAACTTTGCTGCAGTGGCTAGTGAGATGCTGAAGGTCGTTTTGCCTGGTGATCGAGTCGTGTTGCTTTGCAACATTTTAGTAAGGAG ATACTTCATTTACACAGCAAAAGATTTGGAAGAATGGTCAGAGAATCCTGAGTCCTTCCACCATGAGCAGAATTTAGTTCAGTGGACCGAGAAAAAACGGCCATGTGCTGAAGCCCTCTTCATTGTTATCTTCGAGAAGTATCGAGAG CTTCTAGCTCCAGTTGTTGTTTCTGTTCTTCGTGAAGCTATGGCTGTTTCTCCACCGCAAGAAACTGATGTTACTGCTGGAATGCTTTTAAAGGATGCCGCATATACAGCTGCTGGGCATGTTTATTATGAACTTTCGAACTACCTCAATTTTAATGAATG GTTTCATGGATCTCTATCTATTGAAGTTTCAAATCATCACCCCAATATGCGTATCATCCGTAGAAAAATTGCATTGCTACTTGGGCAATGGATTTCTGAG ATCAAAGGTGACACTCGGAAATTGGTCTACCACGCTTTGGTTGGATTGCTGCAGGATAATGACATAGCTGTTAGG CTAGCAGCATGCTCTTCTCTGTGTTATCTTTTCCAAGAATCTAGTTTTTCGgaactagatttgtttgaatgtcTTCCTACATGTTGGACAATGAGTTTCAAGTTGATAGAAGATGTTCAAGAATTTGATTCAAAG GTGCAAGTGTTGAACTTCATTTCAGTCCTTCTTGAACATGCTGGAGACAAGATTATTCCATTTGCAAGTCAGTTATCACAATTTTTTCAGATG ATATGGGATGAATCTGCCGGTGAAAGCTTGCTACAGATTCAATTGCTAACAGCACTGAGAACTTTTGTTTCTTCACTTGGATTCCAGTCACCTCTTTCTTACCACGTGCTTATTCCTATACTCCAAAATGGTGTTAATATTGACAGTCCTGATGCTCTTAATCTTCTTGAGGACAGTGTTCTG TTATGGGAAGCAACCCTTTCAAACGCTCCTTCCATTGTACCTCAACTTCTGGATCTATTCCCTTACCTTTTGGGCATTGTGAATAGAAGCTTTGACCATCTGGAG GTTACAATCAAAATACTTGAGGATTACACAATTTTTGGTGGATCAGAATTTTTGAAAAGCCATGGTGCAAGTTTAGCGAACATCATTGATACTATTGTTGGAAATGTCAATGACAAAGGACTTCTCACTTCACTTCCTATTGTTGATCTTCTTATTCAG ATCTTTCCTCTGGAAGCTCCACCATTGATATCCAGTGCTCTTCAG AAACTTATCTTCATATCTTTGAGTCAAGATGATGGGCAGAACCCTTCAAGGACAGCTGTCCGTGCATCCTCTGGAGCTATTCTTGCCAGGCTTCTGGTGATGAACACAAACTTTTCAGCACAACTATTATCAGAACCTCCCCTTTTGGCGAGCATCCAACAAGCGGGGATTGCTGTGAACAATAATCTTCTTATTCCTTTAATTGATATGTGGATCGACAAG GTAGATGATGCAAATGCTACACAGCAGAAGGAGTACGCAATGGCTCTTTCAGTAGTTTTGACCTTACAGGTACCTCAGGTCATCGACAAACTTGATGGCATATTAAG TGTCTGCACTACTGTCATTATAGGAAGCCGTGAAGTAAAGACTGACGATGACACTAG TGGCGATATTACAAGCTCTTCCTGGATAGGCAATGATGGTTCAGGTTATTCCAATACTTCAAGCAAAGAGTTGAGGAAGCGCCAA GTAAAGGATTCAGATCCTATCAAACTAGCATCGCTAGAGAATATGCTAAGAGAGAACTTGAAAGCATGTGCGGCTCTCCACGGGGATGCAGCATTCAATGCGGTCATAAGCAGGATCCATCCATCAGCATTCGCTCAGCTCCAGCAGGCCCTGAATACTGCTTAG